The Centroberyx gerrardi isolate f3 chromosome 24, fCenGer3.hap1.cur.20231027, whole genome shotgun sequence genome includes a region encoding these proteins:
- the LOC139925776 gene encoding toll-like receptor 6, protein MAAQSANLALLFWTVAIVSLLKPDCTAVEEDEGFKLCVTSRRRMKDLSHQNLTNVPSNLPNDTQYLDISHNSIESLDGAPFSRLSQLCFLKVTHCDLKVISPSVFCHTPALKVLNISYNSFPTIPDLPLIQLKILDLASNVYKSYRLPASFQNLTNLDVLSLGSEKAQSVNYNDFDPLANISLQHLILGAGINWQKYDSSALAKLKSLQEMTLFVPFCGNFGMFENLLKDLNETQTTALTFVKLLPNNCIVTDDPFKNLRTMPFIQNLTIENTWINSSFLVTFFKNVCLSPLRQLAFVNIIYNEDTPDGFQFRTLNHTINVQSIIFDGVTHYQYRYPIINISVEAFSKMTYMKFSGSGMNISPCNLISALPALDTLDLSDNLLTDSGFWWPSCSYTSVFPKLRRLSLSNNRFRILSFIANKTHQMKTLESLDLSFNSIDLDRACSWPAQLTELSLAHNNLGNTVFKYLSPHFERIDLSKTGVTAITQEVLRQFPKLTHLFLSSNSIQVIPVDLYAPALLRLHVDQNAITSISRNVLAGLPRLQALKAGNNPFACSCDSYWFITAFDKSLLPDWPLDYTCSVPSSAAGLPLSEYKTTELSCEAWLQAAVALPVTMVITTTLGLVFYFCDGVWYVKMLWVWIRVKRRGQKRANMLQSVSFHYHSFISYSHHDSGWVDSQLVPALEGAGLSLCIHERDFVPGDWIMDNIINCVEASYKTLFVLSNHFVQSEWCNYELFFAQHRAISIQQDSLVFILLEPIPTDSLPKKFLKLRSLLRQQTYLEWPKDERKQQVFWASLKSMLKTADKSMVLKDVALAISDTLPLVTNQV, encoded by the exons ATGGCTGCACAAAG TGCAAACTTAGCTTTACTCTTTTGGACTGTTGCCATCGTCTCCCTCCTGAAACCTGACTGCACAGCTGTAGAGGAAGACGAGGGGTTCAAACTGTGTGTTACCTCCCGACGACGAATGAAAGACCTCTCCCATCAAAATCTAACAAATGTTCCCTCCAATTTGCCCAACGACACACAGTATTTGGATATTTCTCACAACTCCATCGAAAGCCTGGACGGAGCTcccttttccagactttcccaGCTCTGTTTCCTGAAGGTAACTCACTGTGACCTGAAAGTGATTTCTCCCAGTGTGTTTTGTCACACGCCAGCACTCAAAGTTCTAAATATATCTTACAATTCCTTTCCTACCATTCCTGATCTTCCTTTGATCCAACTGAAAATCCTTGACTTGGCAAGCAACGTGTACAAAAGTTATCGGTTGCCAGCGTCATTTCAGAACCTAACAAATTTGGATGTCCTTTCACTAGGAAGCGAAAAGGCTCAGTCAGTGAACTACAACGACTTTGATCCTCTGGCAAACATCTCTTTGCAACATCTCATTTTGGGAGCAGGAATTAATTGGCAAAAATATGATTCAAGCGCTCTTGCAAAACTTAAGTCTCTCCAGGAAATGACCCTCTTTGTGCCTTTTTGTGGGAATTTTGGTATGTTTGAGAACCTACTCAAGGACTTGAATGAGACACAAACAACAGCACTGACATTTGTTAAGCTACTTCCCAATAACTGCATTGTGACAGATGACCCTTTTAAGAACCtcagaacaatgccattcataCAAAATCTCACAATTGAAAACACTTGGATCAATAGCTCTTTTTTGGTGACGTTTTTTAAGAATGtgtgtctctcccctcttcGTCAACTTGCATTCGTCAACATCATTTATAATGAAGATACACCAGACGGGTTTCAATTTCGTACTCTTAATCACACAATCAATGTTCAGTCAATTATCTTTGATGGTGTGACCCATTATCAATACAGATACCCCATAATAAACATTAGCGTTgaagccttctccaaaatgACCTATATGAAGTTCTCTGGGAGCGGAATGAACATTTCACCCTGCAATCTGATATCTGCCCTGCCAGCGCTGGACACGCTGGACCTGTCCGATAACCTGCTGACGGATTCGGGCTTCTGGTGGCCGTCTTGTTCATACACCTCCGTCTTTCCCAAACTCAGGCGGCTGTCTTTGAGCAACAACCGCTTCAGGATACTTTCCTTCATCGCCAATAAGACCCATCAGATGAAGACCCTGGAGTCCCTGGACCTAAGCTTCAACTCCATCGATTTGGACCGGGCTTGCTCTTGGCCCGCTCAGCTGACCGAGCTAAGCCTAGCACACAATAACCTGGGCAACACTGTCTTTAAATATCTGTCTCCACACTTTGAACGAATTGACTTGTCGAAGACGGGCGTCACAGCCATAACACAAGAGGTCCTAAGGCAGTTTCCTAAGCTGACACACCTCTTTCTGAGCTCCAACAGTATCCAGGTTATCCCTGTGGATCTTTACGCCCCGGCTCTGCTCAGGCTGCATGTGGACCAGAACGCTATCACGTCTATATCCAGGAACGTCTTGGCAGGGCTTCCCAGACTTCAGGCCCTCAAAGCTGGAAACAATCCATTTGCCTGTTCATGCGACTCCTATTGGTTTATAACTGCTTTCGATAAGTCTTTGCTCCCTGACTGGCCCTTGGACTATACATGCAGTGTTCCCTCGTCAGCCGCTGGCCTGCCACTCTCAGAATATAAAACAACTGAGCTGTCATGTGAAGCATGGCTTCAAGCTGCTGTTGCATTGCCTGTAACGATGGTCATAACTACAACCCTGGgtcttgttttctatttttgtgaTGGAGTGTGGTACGTAAAGATGTTATGGGTGTGGATCAGGGTGAAGAGGAGAGGTCAGAAACGGGCCAACATGTTGCAGAGTGTCTCATTTCACTATCATTCGTTCATCTCCTACAGCCATCACGACTCTGGCTGGGTTGACAGTCAGCTGGTGCCCGCTCTAGAAGGCGCCGGGCTTTCCCTGTGCATTCATGAGCGCGACTTTGTCCCCGGTGACTGGATCATGGATAACATCATTAACTGTGTGGAGGCCAGCTACAAGACACTGTTTGTGCTCTCCAACCATTTTGTCCAGAGTGAATGGTGCAACTATGAGCTCTTCTTTGCCCAGCATAGAGCCATCAGCATCCAGCAAGACTCTTTAGTCTTTATTTTACTGGAGCCCATTCCAACTGACTCTCTGCCTAAGAAGTTCTTGAAACTGAGGAGTTTACTGAGGCAACAGACGTACCTTGAGTGGCCCAAGGATGAACGAAAGCAGCAGGTTTTCTGGGCAAGCCTTAAATCAATGCTAAAGACAGCAGACAAGAGCATGGTCCTAAAGGACGTGGCTTTGGCCATATCAGATACATTGCCTCTGGTCACAAACCAAGTTTAA